One genomic segment of Rhodopseudomonas sp. BAL398 includes these proteins:
- a CDS encoding DUF736 domain-containing protein codes for MATIGNFTVNGNGFVGSVKTLALGTVKAKIVPADRTSDKAPDYRIFAGTIEFGAAWKKKSQEQNRDYLSVKLDDPSFAAPIYATLVEVEGEEGHSLIWSRPNRD; via the coding sequence ATGGCTACCATCGGCAACTTCACCGTCAACGGCAACGGCTTCGTCGGCTCCGTCAAGACTCTCGCTCTCGGCACCGTGAAGGCCAAGATCGTCCCGGCCGACCGCACGTCTGACAAGGCCCCGGACTACCGCATCTTCGCCGGCACCATCGAGTTCGGCGCCGCCTGGAAGAAGAAATCTCAGGAGCAGAACCGCGACTACCTCTCAGTTAAGCTGGACGACCCGAGCTTCGCGGCTCCGATCTACGCCACGCTGGTCGAGGTCGAAGGCGAGGAAGGCCACTCGCTCATCTGGTCCCGCCCGAACCGCGACTGA
- a CDS encoding diguanylate cyclase domain-containing protein produces the protein MIALLAGGAQSVLARSAAASIEIAKRLTFEALARRDVLTTLPNRLALREWFDSHIAIADNRALLAVHCLDLDKFKPVNDVFGHPVGDGLLKAIATRLTNSLRPGDIAARLGGDEFAVIQRDLRNVEEAAALAQRLRSAIAEPFSIQGHEISVSTCVGYALCRRSSADLDELLCSADQALYIAKNTGTGVEYNDVLMKAMGRLAA, from the coding sequence ATGATCGCATTGCTCGCTGGCGGCGCGCAAAGCGTGCTTGCGCGATCGGCCGCAGCCAGTATCGAGATCGCGAAACGGTTGACATTCGAAGCATTGGCGCGCCGAGACGTGCTGACGACTTTGCCAAACCGGCTTGCACTGCGGGAGTGGTTCGATAGCCATATCGCAATCGCCGACAATCGCGCGTTGCTCGCCGTCCATTGTCTCGATCTTGATAAATTCAAACCGGTGAACGACGTATTCGGTCATCCCGTCGGCGACGGCTTGCTCAAGGCGATTGCGACGCGCCTGACGAATTCGCTTCGTCCCGGCGACATCGCGGCCCGGCTCGGAGGCGATGAATTCGCCGTCATCCAGCGCGATCTGCGCAATGTTGAAGAAGCCGCCGCCCTCGCGCAACGCTTGCGAAGCGCGATCGCCGAGCCGTTCTCAATCCAGGGCCATGAGATCAGCGTCTCGACTTGCGTTGGCTATGCGCTGTGTCGCCGCTCATCGGCTGACCTTGACGAGCTTCTCTGCTCCGCTGATCAAGCCCTTTACATCGCCAAGAACACTGGAACGGGCGTCGAATATAATGACGTGCTGATGAAAGCCATGGGGCGCTTGGCAGCCTGA